One region of Pagrus major chromosome 5, Pma_NU_1.0 genomic DNA includes:
- the smn1 gene encoding survival motor neuron protein 1 yields the protein MANGCDDVLFARGTGQSDDSDIWDDTALIKAYDKAVASFKTALKGEDEPQPSKKNQPGKKRKNNKKNQSRKRTNAPPDKEWQVGDSCSAYWSEDGQLYAATISSIDENRGTCIVVFTGYGNEEEQNLEDLLSEISEGDEETNIKVNEAESSTEESDRSTTPNQQKQHPHSKPQKSRGHREPPPMWGPGFPGFPPGPPPMHSFRQGGGRRSGGHGPVPPSWPPMMPFGPPMIPPPPPMSPDMVDDEALGSVLISWYMSGYHTGYYLGLKQGRKEAANWTKLHHK from the exons ATGGCGAATGGGTGCGACGACGTCTTGTTTGCACGAGGAACTGGGCAG agtGATGATTCGGATATATGGGATGACACGGCATTGATAAAGGCTTATGACAAGGCAGTTGCATCATTCAAG ACTGCCCTAAAGGGTGAAGATGAGCCGCAACCCTCCAAGAAAAACCAACCAGGAAAAAAACggaagaacaacaagaagaacCAGAGCAGGAAAAGAACCAATGCACCACCAGATAAAGAG TGGCAGGTTGGGGACTCCTGCAGTGCATACTGGTCAGAGGACGGTCAGCTCTACGCAGCTACCATCTCCTCCATAGACGAGAACAGGGGCACTTGTATAGTCGTTTTTACCGGTTACGGCAACGAGGAGGAGCAGAACCTTGAAGACTTGCTTTCAGAGATTTCTGAGGGTGATGAGGAGACAAATATAAAG GTAAACGAGGCCGAATCATCAACAGAGGAGAGTGACCGGTCAACTACaccaaaccaacaaaaacagcatCCCCACAGTAAACCCCAAAAGTCCAGAGGCCACAGAGAACCTCCTCCAATGTGGGGTCCTGGTTTCCCCGGGTTTCCTCCAGGCCCACCGCCCATGCACTCATTCAGACAG GGGGGAGGCAGACGATCGGGTGGTCATGGGCCGGTGCCTCCTTCCTGGCCTCCCATGATGCCTTTTGGTCCACCA atgatccctccacctccaccaatGAGCCCTGACATGGTGGATGATGAGGCCTTGGGCAGCGTGCTCATCTCCTGGTACATGAGTGGATACCACACAGGATACTACTTG GGGTTGAAACAAGGACGCAAAGAAGCTGCTAATTGGACGAAACTGCACCACAAATGA
- the hspb11 gene encoding intraflagellar transport protein 25 homolog: MIDAKVVVATCSDENHPPENITDGNTKTFWMSTGMFPQEFIVRFAEPTTISAVTVDSYNVKHLKIEKNTSQNASQFEAVTEKEFEHTDGHLQSNAISLNGSSATHLRFIVTSGYDHFVSVHRLSVQN, encoded by the exons ATGATTGATGCCAAAGTTGTCGTCGCTACATGCAGCGATGAGAATCACCCACCAGAAAACATCACTGACGG AAACACCAAAACCTTTTGGATGTCCACCGGGATGTTTCCTCAAGAGTTCATCGTTCGCTTTGCTGAACCCACCACGATTTCTGCTGTGACAGTGGACAGCTACAATG tcaAACATCTAAAGATAGAAAAGAACACCTCACAAAATGCTTCTCAGTTTGAGGCTGTTACAGAGAAAG AATTTGAACATACAGATGGACACCTTCAATCAAATGCTATTTCA ctaaACGGAAGCAGTGCGACCCACCTTCGTTTTATCGTCACCTCAGGATATGACCACTTTGTCTCAGTGCACAGACTCAGTGTGCAAAATTGA